The Vitis vinifera cultivar Pinot Noir 40024 chromosome 1, ASM3070453v1 DNA segment AATCTCTTTAGCTCTGCCAAATCCCCCTTCATCTCATCCAAGAAATACTCCACTTTAGGCTGAAAATTTTTCTCAATACTGAAAGTCAACAATCCTGGTGATCTCACCACCATTTTCACCACCTCCTTGTATGAGAACCCCAAATTTTGCAAATACTCAAGCTTGGGCACAAGAGTATCTTCTACACTGGATACTAACAACAATGTGTTTTGGCATGTTATTGCATGTGGTCCAGCAAACCCTAGTTTCTTCAGGAAATAGAATGTGGGTCTCAGTTGATCATCTACGCTACAAAGCAACAACCTAGGACATCGAATTATGGATTTTTGAATATCGGGGAATGGAATATGAACTTCgttaaatagaaaatcaaatacaGGATAAAGATCATTGTAGGGGTCACTGGTTAGGAGCTGTGGGTGCATGTCCAAGATTCGACCCAATGCAGAGCGTTGAATGCCCATCGAGCAGAGGCATTTCTCAACGGATTTCACGGTGTCGAGAGGAGCTGATCGGAAATTAGGGTTTTTATGGAGGGCTTTGGAGGAATTGACTTTGAGATTTTCAATGTAGAGTAGTTTTTGACGGAAACGGAGGCCGGAGTCGGAAATGGGGGTGTTTGGATGAGGGGAAAGTGAGTTCCTGAAGCCATCGAGCAATTGAGATTGCTTTGTACAGTTAGGGCTACGGTTAGGGTTTTTAACAGGGCTTAGAGTAGAGTGAAGAGGGATTAaagtttgaggaaaaaattggagtCGAATTATCATCTCAGATAAGCCTATCAGTGTTGGGACAGGGGAGACTAAAAGGCAAGCACGAATCTAAAAAtttcctcttccttttcttttataggaCTCAAATTTACTCAGCAATCAACAATCAAACAGGGGAGGAGACAAAACGAAAACGGATTCCAAATTGGAAAACTGGAGCTTACACTTACAGAGAGATTGGGTAGCCAGGAAACGGTTGGAGAAGAAAAGCTGACTCGTTGTCTTTACTCTTTATGAACCACTCATTATGACGTTAATGTCTgattttagatatttattttcaattttatttttgaaaaatgtgttATTTAGCCTTATTTATCAATGATTTTGGAAAcccaattcaaaaaattatttttaaaaattattttataatattttatagaataaatgtCTGATCGAAACTCCAAACATttatataatactttatttttaatcttttttatgcatttatataattatttttttaaaaattatcataaaaaaacaattaaaaataatagaaaatattatttaaaaacattgtgttttttatttttaaaaatataagacttttttattttttaattatcaaatatgtttttttattttaaaaaataaaaacctttttttataaataattatcaaacaaagtttaatacgatttttctacaaaattctacctttatattaaaatattttaaatgttttatttataagcttaaattcttttttaattcctattcaattattttcacATTAAGTGTTATCAttgttgttttttcctttttaattccaataaaggggatattaaatatataaatttgaaaaaataatctttatttttctaaaatataaaatttgaccTTAATCTTGTTAGAAATGAAGGGATGGATGAGGGAAAATTATCGACTTAACCCTTAAATCAAACTGTTATATTTGATTGTGGATAAAAGTGTTTggagaaatattttataagaaatatttttgaagatgtaatgcttcaaaaattactaaaaaaaggaaaagaaaaaaatatgaaaaaaatgattttctcattcGATTGTTTacttaaacatataaaataaaataaaataaaatataattaaaattaattaaaaacttatgtatgaatttgaaatagtatatgaaaataacttattgactttaaatttattttttatttttcttcaattttttattcactctattttttattttgcatttttctttaaattttttgggaaccacagcctaaaattttatttccatgtGTTGTTTGGTAAATAcctaaatatgaaaacaaagtatgattgaataaatattaaatgtttttaataatatgaaaaGTTCCCCTAAGAatgattctttttctttaatttttttttactatttatgtttttcttttttaattttttattagaatgaATGCACCAACACTTTCCCTCGTAAAATAATGTAATTCacataaaaaatgtaacaatgctatctaatcaaaattttcatcaactttCAACTACTTTAAACACAAATACAAATCCAAATTCCCTTTACTTCAAACAAAAAACTAAGgtgaaaattatcaaattatttcaaGGATTGCACAAATCAAATTTGAACTCAAATTCTCTACTattctaattattaaaataagataaaatttatagtaaaaataaatacaaagaaaattaactaatgaagaAATAGAGAAAGACAATTACACcatgatttaaagtaaaaaatctttaaaaagataaaaaatttatatgagcgtaacaataaaaaacattcattataaaaaacaactaaatacaagattttacatttttacttAGCTCAAGTCTATTAATACTTTCCGAATGAATTGACTAACACCTTTCCACTTTAGCtatctgtttttttttagagCATATTAGAAGTCTACATTAAACttgatttcaaaaatttttttttttttttaatccatacaagAAGATAATGAGTTTCACCTCAACTCAATAACCACAATGAATTTGTCCGTGCATTaagaaaaaatccaaaatgccaaaaaaatttattcgTGCTTTAAGAAAAGATCCAATAAAAAGTTGTTTTGAACTTTAAAATGAAGGTTAggttttcttcaaaaaacaaatataccCACGCTTAGAAAGGAATAAAAGCACACTAGGTGTGCATGACAACCACTAGTGTTTTCCTGgtcttaaaatataaattttgggtttaaataGGAAAGAAAGCCCTTAAATCCAATGACTGAAAATAGTTTTAGTTAAAAAGTAGATCCATTTTACATAAATCTTAATGATCTTGAAACAGGATACAAAAATTCCCATAAATTTGGATGATCTTAAAACAGGGCACAAAAATTACCTAGTTGCTCAAGTCAATTTCATTGATTTACTACATACCTTACCTTATGAGCGTTTTTAACACATTGATCGTTGTTTTCATTAGGCATCAAGGATGATTTGGAAAACCCGAGTTGGAAATACACTCACTAGTTTTTGAGTGAAATCGAAATTGTCAACCTaactaaaaaaatcattacCCAACGTGAAGGTGatcaaatacaaaattcaaCTAATGGTCGAATTGGAATTTTTCTCCAAAAtatccaatttttgcattccaAGCAAACACTTTCCACCATGGCCATGACCAACAATCAAAGAAGGCAAGCAATTAGATATTTTTCAGTcatgacattttttttgttggacTTAGAAACATGATATTATCAGTCATCAAACAGCCCAACTAAGCAAGCGCGTCGCACTCTTAAGCATACACATTCGGCCGGGACGCTCTCATCATTAAAAGATAAATGGGGCCTAAAGATACTAACATAGATCCAACAATTTGAGCAGAAgcgaaaagtgaaaaaaaagatataaaaaatgagaataggAATTGATATATAACTTTATTGGTACGAGTCCTCACAAAACATCATGTATTATCAGTTCTCTACTTCTCCACTAGGATTTAAAGGTTGACACATGTATATTAAGCCACGCCACCGCTGGTTGCAGTCCTGATTATCTGAAACAGAGCTGGAACAAGCAAGCCACTGGGTCAGTAAAAATAGACTAAGATgtattagaaaaaagaaatcaaatttcaatctCTGACCAATACAGCTGAACCAGGGAAAACCCCCTAAATGCATATTATCCATTGAAAGACAAAAAGCATAATTTCTAGAGTGGAGTTCAACCAGCAACAACCAGTGGGATCACCATCCTACATCAAAGTTTGTCTTACATGATGATGGTTTTCTCTAAGGGTTTAAAGATGTAAGAATGTAGTTCACACTGTTTATTCTTTTAttcacatttttatattttacttatttaatgcaATCTTCAGATTTCAAAATCAAGTAGCCCAAAACATCCTACACATATCTTATAAGACCTGGCCAAATTAGCCCTCATCTGGCCAGTGCTCAAGAGGACAGATATAGAAACGAAAAGGGTCAAAGACGATACAATCTGGACCACTTCACAAGAACAGGTCAAAAAAGCCACAATCTAAGAACACTTCACAAATGAACAAGTCAAAGATGTTACAATCTGGAAACATTTAGttagtttcttcttttttaaaaaaataaaaataaaaatccccaAGATAGACTATGGAGGTCAAGATAATCCCAAGGCAGAATCAAGAAAAGCAAGAAGGTGgaaaatcagaaaaataaaggtaaaaaaatgtGAACATGCAGAAAAATCACTCCACCCACAGGTTGCAAAGCAAAAGGGTGCAAGGGGTGAGTCAGTGGGAACCAGAAGGATTTATTAAATTAGATCAACGATTTTCTTGTCACCAAATTACCGAGGACTATCCTTCTATCCAAGAAGGTCTATTCTATCTAtgcttaaataaatataataacttttaaTCTGGTTACTATTAATCTGAATAAGGTGAACAAGTGTGTTCATGGGCATAACAGAGACGGAGATGGATATCTTCGTGTATCTGGTtgacaaaggaaagaaagaaaaggcaCAACCATGTAATACCGCTACGTGTGAAAAGTCCTTAGAGAAACTTTGAAAACTGATAAAAATGTATATCAATATCAATAGCAGTAAGAAATGGTAAAAACTAAATGAAGGAGAAGCTTACAAGATCCAATGACAACAAAGACGAAGAACCCAAGCAGAACAGGCCCAACAGGATAGTCACTTCCCTTCTTAGTAGTCGTTTCAGGCACAGACCCCCTCTTAGTGATGTTCTTCTCAAACTTCTCTACCTTCCTATCTGCAAGACGCCTTGATGTTGTCTGCATACCCAAAAAATGATTTACAAGCCATGAGAAAGAGATCGATTTACAAATTATTCACACCAACTTTTGATTGCAAAAAAAGATGAAAGCAATTCAGTGTTGTAACAGGAATAGTCAATAACCCTAACCCGGGACCATTGCTGGTCACGTGTTTTCCTAATTCTGGAAGAGGTGGACTGGTAATGTACATCAACTTCAGGACTTTTCTGAagataatattataattagattGCTATAATGTCTATTAGATCTAGCCTAAAACACATCGGCGAAAAAAAGCCGAAAAATCTAAAGAAACAAAgcaggaaaaaaagaagaagaaaaaaagccATTTAATTGCCGAGAAAAAGGGGGGAAAACCTCCCTCAATTGAGGGTAACACAACTATTTGGCTTATATATAGCTGAGTTTTCACATTTTTCTGTCTTTTCTTATTGAAATCAAAGCAACCAATGTGAGATCTGAAACTTTTGTTTCTATTTATTTCCTCCCTTCAGTTTTCTGAGCAACCAAACATCAACACAGGAGATACTCAAACCAAAACGAATTTAAATTTCCAGAACCTCCTAGATCACCATTAACgaacaaaaaaaaacagtaaAGCTTGAAAAATACCATGTTTACGGTGAGATCCGGTGGCCGGAAAATGTCGAAGCACAAGATCGTCGGAGAATTCTCAGGCGATTCGCGCTCTCTCTTTCGCTTCCGGCCGAAAAACAGAGCAATCACCCGGGGGCACCCACAATTTGCCTTTTATAGTGGtcgaaagaaaaaacaattgacAGCGTCCCTGACCTACGCGTCACGGTTTCGCTTATTATTGGTCGATCCACGTGGTTTTGGCCATGCGTCCTCCTATGATTGGACCGTCTCGAACTGCTCTCCTAGTTCAAACTCATTCTGCCAGAAAGATCCAAATCCGAAAACGTGGAAGGCTGGTTACTCTCAATTTGGGTCACCCGCACTCCCGTACTGTGATTGGGCGGTGAAGTTCTTTGCTGACCCACACATAACGTGGCAAAATATCATTGGATATTTTTTTAACGGAAATATGATGGCTCACATACCGAATCATGGCTCATCGTGTGGAGTGGTTGTGTTCGGCACGTTGATGGTATCATCCATTGACGCGTATTGGCGCTGATGTGACGTGGCGCCGGCATCATCCGGACAACTTGGTTCTGCGGAGTCAAAGAGATCGTGACCGTTCATTTCTAATACTTTATTATTAACGGGAGGGattgttttggaatttttcatatttttccacATGagttttctaataaataattaGGATGGAATTACTAATAAgaatatcttattttaatttttagaatttatttttaattaatattttgttaataattaaaaatgtgaaCATTCTTTTGATAAAATTGGATATGCTTTTGCTAAACAACTTATTGAAAAATGtctcaaaattttaagttataaggtatgaaaaaggtaaaaaaataaaaatgagtttgtAGAATTATGTGAGATAAATAaagatgtaaaaaaaattagtaaatacTTGGTAAAGTGAAGGGTCTATAGTTTAGGATAACTGGTACAATAGAACTCATAGTTGTCTCGATTTCTAATTGATTATGTTTCGTctctttctcaaaaaaaaaatgataaaataatcctTAATCATGATCCTTATAGATCGGATCAtccatataatatataaaaaaaaacctttaaatatttgatattttttttttatttgaatgagaTCTCAATTTCAAAAACGATTTCGTTAGATAttttacaactattttttttttttaaatccaatttcTGCACCACCACGAATCCCAGTTAAATTCAAGCATAATATACATTGAGATAACCAAGCAACTCACactaacgaaaataataataataataataataataatggaaagtAATTATGGTTGTAAAGAAGGGTGGGTGGTAGGGTCGATATTTAAGAAAGCGGAGGGAGGCATTGATTGGCCGGAGTTTGCATTAATGGGGCTTAGTTGGGCAGGAATAAATTATGAGTAGTcacatttcacatccggcgcagTGAATTAAATTTTGTCTTTATTAATGGCTTCTCTCTACTATGGTTGcaggtaaaaatgaaagaacTTTCAAACCAATCCTATCacttttcaataattatataCCTTGTTTgggtttgagaattttgaaaaccgAATTTATCATTCTAATTTTTGGTTTCCTTATCTTCTAATTgatttagagtgcgtttgacaattattataaaaagtgtttttaatattttaaacacttaaataataaaattttttaaatattaaaaatattaaaatcgcTTCTtataatcattatcaaacaggtttttgaacataatttaATACCTAATGACTATGGGATCAAATCAAACCGACATGATAAAACCTATACattattgtttaattttttatgagtttttttttaatattagaagttattaaagtaattcattattcttaaaatatggtcaatttaatttggacatgtatttattatattttggactaattctttttaaatacattttgaattttaaatccaaatttgtttcaattaattttaaaaaacaaattatatttaagacTTGACTTAACTTCCGTTCAATTAATTACTTAAACCAAACTAATCCAACCTTAAACAAGCTTGGTATGGTTCAATTTTTCTATCGTTAAAgttcaattttctttaaaatcatcCAAAGCACAATTTGTCACACCTCTAGTTTATATCATTACCAATATTATCTCAATCAAGATGAA contains these protein-coding regions:
- the LOC100247222 gene encoding transcription termination factor MTEF1, chloroplastic gives rise to the protein MIIRLQFFPQTLIPLHSTLSPVKNPNRSPNCTKQSQLLDGFRNSLSPHPNTPISDSGLRFRQKLLYIENLKVNSSKALHKNPNFRSAPLDTVKSVEKCLCSMGIQRSALGRILDMHPQLLTSDPYNDLYPVFDFLFNEVHIPFPDIQKSIIRCPRLLLCSVDDQLRPTFYFLKKLGFAGPHAITCQNTLLLVSSVEDTLVPKLEYLQNLGFSYKEVVKMVVRSPGLLTFSIEKNFQPKVEYFLDEMKGDLAELKRFPQYFSFSLEGKIKPRHRLLAEHGFSLPLPEMLKVSDGEFNLRLIEMRLQLADERYLDCVSENQDGNKWRHDLTRR